Proteins from a single region of Chryseobacterium sp. T16E-39:
- a CDS encoding M28 family metallopeptidase has translation MKYSIILLLIPFIGFSQIHKKDDEIKKYVSEVSSDSLKSYINTLVGFNTRHTLSVVNEPDKGIGAARTWVLDKFKEYAKNAGGRMEVYLQEQEIQPDGKRVDQVTSLGNPLAFLKGTDPNDKRIFLISGHLDSRVTDVMDRKSFAPGANDDGSGVSAVIESARILSRSAFPASVIFVAFSGEEQSLLGSKSLAEKAKKENMQIEAVLNNDMIGNARSGETNEINNNTLRVFSEGLPYAELDKKALGIRNLGLENDGESRQLARYIKEIAEKYVKNLNVKIIYRNDRFLRGGDHSSFVNYGFPSVRLTEYYENYDHQHQDVKVKNNKQYGDLPEFIDYKYLEKNVSANVAVLASLAKSTSKPERVEIEVKELTNSTTLHWEKPKSGKPVGYNVLVRETDSSVWQKKIFTTELSLKIPLSKDNYIFAVQTVDQAGNLSVAVIPVIAK, from the coding sequence ATGAAATATTCTATTATTCTGTTGTTGATTCCCTTCATTGGCTTTTCACAAATACACAAAAAAGATGACGAAATAAAAAAATATGTTTCTGAAGTCAGCTCAGATTCGTTAAAAAGCTATATCAATACACTTGTCGGTTTTAATACCAGGCATACTTTAAGTGTTGTAAATGAACCTGATAAAGGGATAGGGGCAGCGAGGACATGGGTTCTTGATAAATTCAAAGAATATGCAAAAAATGCAGGAGGAAGAATGGAGGTTTATTTACAGGAGCAGGAAATTCAGCCTGATGGAAAGCGGGTAGATCAGGTTACAAGTCTTGGAAACCCTCTTGCTTTTCTGAAAGGTACTGATCCCAATGATAAAAGGATCTTTCTTATTTCAGGGCATCTTGATTCGCGGGTTACTGATGTGATGGATCGGAAGTCCTTTGCTCCCGGAGCAAATGATGATGGTAGTGGAGTGAGTGCGGTGATTGAGTCTGCAAGAATTTTGAGCAGATCTGCTTTTCCGGCTTCTGTTATTTTTGTTGCTTTTTCAGGGGAAGAACAGTCATTGCTTGGTTCCAAATCGCTCGCAGAAAAGGCAAAAAAGGAAAATATGCAGATAGAAGCTGTTTTAAATAATGATATGATTGGTAATGCCAGGTCCGGGGAGACTAATGAAATAAATAACAATACTTTGCGGGTATTTAGTGAAGGCCTACCTTATGCGGAACTGGATAAAAAGGCTTTAGGGATCAGGAATTTGGGTTTGGAAAATGATGGGGAATCAAGGCAGTTGGCGAGATACATCAAAGAGATTGCTGAAAAATACGTTAAGAACCTGAATGTGAAAATAATTTATAGAAATGACAGGTTCCTTCGTGGTGGTGACCATTCCAGTTTTGTCAATTATGGGTTTCCGTCTGTCAGGCTTACCGAGTATTATGAAAACTATGATCACCAGCATCAGGATGTAAAAGTGAAAAATAATAAACAATACGGAGATCTGCCGGAGTTTATTGATTATAAATATCTTGAGAAAAATGTTTCAGCAAATGTTGCAGTACTGGCAAGTCTTGCTAAGTCAACATCAAAGCCAGAACGTGTGGAAATTGAAGTAAAAGAACTTACCAATTCAACGACGTTACATTGGGAAAAGCCAAAATCAGGAAAACCGGTAGGATATAATGTATTGGTTAGGGAAACTGACAGCTCGGTCTGGCAAAAAAAGATATTTACAACGGAGCTTTCTCTGAAGATTCCGCTTTCTAAGGATAACTATATTTTTGCGGTGCAAACAGTTGATCAAGCCGGAAACTTAAGCGTAGCTGTTATTCCTGTTATTGCTAAATGA
- the rsmG gene encoding 16S rRNA (guanine(527)-N(7))-methyltransferase RsmG, which produces MSISLLLKYFPDLTEKQIQQFTQLENLYMEWNEKINVISRKDMESLYEKHILHSMGIAKVMEFSSGTRVLDIGTGGGFPGIPLAILFPESQFTLIDSIGKKISVVNAVAEGVGLTNVTAIHGRAEKLKEKFHFVVSRAVTQMPEFLRWLKGKFEKEQFNTKHNGVLYLKGGDLAEELGGLKCEIYNLKNYFEEEFFDTKKVVYLSKGNFNS; this is translated from the coding sequence ATGTCTATATCGTTACTATTAAAATACTTTCCAGATCTTACAGAGAAGCAGATACAGCAGTTTACTCAGTTAGAAAATCTTTATATGGAATGGAATGAAAAGATCAATGTTATTTCCAGAAAAGATATGGAGTCTTTGTACGAAAAACATATCCTTCATTCAATGGGAATTGCTAAAGTAATGGAATTTTCTTCTGGAACCCGCGTATTAGATATCGGAACCGGAGGTGGATTTCCAGGGATTCCTTTGGCTATATTATTTCCGGAGTCGCAATTTACTTTAATTGATTCTATTGGAAAAAAGATCAGTGTCGTTAATGCCGTAGCAGAGGGGGTAGGCTTAACGAACGTTACAGCAATTCATGGAAGAGCTGAAAAATTAAAAGAAAAATTTCATTTTGTGGTCAGCAGAGCTGTTACCCAGATGCCGGAGTTTTTAAGATGGTTAAAAGGTAAATTTGAAAAAGAGCAGTTTAATACTAAACATAACGGAGTTTTATATTTAAAAGGTGGAGACTTGGCTGAAGAATTAGGAGGTCTTAAATGTGAAATTTATAATCTTAAGAATTATTTTGAGGAAGAGTTTTTTGATACTAAAAAAGTGGTTTATTTATCAAAAGGGAATTTTAACTCTTAA
- a CDS encoding DUF922 domain-containing protein yields the protein MKWSIVFLLISVQVFSQKIIWSDQQKLEWSNFKSKVKTMRNPDVVAYTHCGWEYSSTVSSDPSVPVKIKITTIFREDKSWKDPKRINDYALLHEQKHFDIAEIYARKLRKEVMEHIKTSSDYNKNFKIIYNRILNEYKDFQIAYDRDTQNGMNKEKQAQYNASIAEALETTK from the coding sequence ATGAAATGGAGTATTGTATTTCTTTTGATTTCCGTTCAGGTATTTAGCCAGAAGATCATATGGAGTGATCAGCAGAAATTGGAATGGTCAAATTTTAAAAGCAAAGTTAAAACGATGCGCAATCCGGATGTTGTTGCTTATACGCATTGCGGATGGGAATACTCTTCTACTGTTTCAAGCGATCCATCGGTTCCTGTTAAAATTAAAATAACAACGATTTTTAGAGAAGACAAATCGTGGAAAGATCCAAAAAGAATAAATGATTATGCTTTACTCCATGAGCAAAAACATTTTGATATCGCAGAAATATACGCCAGAAAACTTCGTAAAGAAGTAATGGAACATATCAAAACGTCCAGCGACTATAATAAAAATTTCAAAATAATCTATAACCGGATTTTAAACGAATACAAAGATTTTCAGATTGCTTATGACAGAGATACGCAAAATGGAATGAACAAAGAAAAACAAGCTCAATATAATGCTTCAATAGCCGAAGCATTGGAAACCACAAAATAG
- a CDS encoding PD-(D/E)XK nuclease family protein gives MKFLNKIIHELLAQNTDLSVFNIVIPGKRPIVFIRQILEENNYSGFLPNFFTIEELIDTIADKQPIQGISLWLFAFDVYKSLNLIPNDNFSDFLKWFPTLQKDWDDILKFSESDEVVLQYMFDEERIKDWAQNLGEDDDVPRKKFLNFWRNMNVFLPALKKKLKERNWATSGMIHEVAKAKINDFAKTTSGQFVFCGFNAFTPVEEKLVRSLLQWDKGQCFFQADHYYFDDERQEAGKFLRNHKLWKEFNDSRAFQWIEDDFNQRKNIKVYEVSGNVTQTKILPEIFNEIDNKTYSNTALVLLDENLLPASLDVMHGIDHLNITMGFPLKNLSFSNAVKQLFYLQKQLEKNKSSYYYRDLFPILEELPKSAEDEKIINLFKARVEERNIVYISQKLLRELLSELSYFHLLQKADSTGRYLDMLITFCQEIKWLEIDDIQYENVSHFENAFRVIKNQVTPYDFEIKMETLEILINQHINSESIDFQGEPLRGLQIMGLLETRLLNFENVILLSVNEGKLPLGNSQNTYIPFDIRKFFDLHTFLENDSIYAYHFYRLIQDSQNVHLLFNALSSGVNSGEKSRFITQIEMESSHDIEHLIIENSSEPISTQPIEIFKTKIVQERLEKWKEKVSASHLTSYLYNPIDFYLSKILNTSETDEIEEELSVKNYGNLVHYSLQEVYEVLKGKVLKENDLINSIKAIDQYIDVAIEKLKHQPEFYEKGMNFIHKAIAKKVIENILHHDLGLVKAGNKLEIIAIERRFENIDFYLDETTKDKVSFFGFIDRIDRLNGTVRIIDYKTAKIKNLIVKIDADNEEAYFHNSDRKQALQLCIYQYVIQSLPEFWGFPVETGIWSFAEAKKGVVSLQFEKGGIDDAMRSVRSLILEILNPEINFIENIKSFTH, from the coding sequence TTGAAATTCCTCAATAAAATTATTCACGAACTCTTAGCTCAAAATACAGATTTATCAGTATTTAATATCGTTATTCCGGGTAAAAGGCCTATTGTTTTTATCAGGCAAATTCTTGAGGAAAATAACTATTCCGGATTTCTTCCCAACTTTTTTACGATTGAGGAACTTATTGATACCATTGCAGATAAGCAGCCCATTCAAGGGATTTCCCTTTGGCTTTTTGCATTTGATGTTTATAAAAGCCTCAATCTGATTCCCAATGATAATTTTTCAGATTTTCTTAAATGGTTTCCGACCCTGCAAAAGGACTGGGATGATATTTTAAAATTTTCTGAAAGTGATGAAGTGGTTTTGCAATATATGTTCGATGAGGAAAGAATTAAGGATTGGGCTCAAAATTTAGGGGAAGATGATGATGTGCCAAGAAAGAAATTTCTTAATTTCTGGAGAAACATGAATGTGTTCCTTCCTGCTTTAAAGAAAAAATTGAAGGAAAGAAATTGGGCAACTTCAGGGATGATTCATGAGGTAGCTAAAGCAAAGATCAATGATTTTGCAAAAACGACCTCCGGGCAATTTGTTTTTTGTGGATTTAATGCATTCACACCTGTCGAGGAAAAATTGGTAAGAAGTCTTTTACAATGGGATAAGGGACAGTGTTTCTTTCAGGCAGACCATTATTATTTTGATGATGAAAGACAGGAGGCAGGGAAATTTCTGAGAAATCATAAATTATGGAAAGAATTTAACGATAGCAGAGCTTTTCAATGGATTGAGGATGATTTCAATCAACGTAAGAATATAAAAGTATACGAAGTTTCCGGCAATGTAACACAAACTAAAATATTACCGGAAATTTTTAATGAAATCGATAATAAAACTTATTCTAATACGGCATTGGTTTTATTGGATGAAAATTTACTTCCAGCAAGTCTGGATGTAATGCATGGTATTGATCATCTGAATATTACCATGGGATTTCCATTGAAAAATTTATCTTTTTCCAATGCCGTAAAACAGCTGTTTTATTTACAAAAACAACTGGAAAAAAATAAATCTTCGTACTATTACCGTGATCTCTTTCCGATTCTTGAAGAATTACCAAAATCCGCTGAAGATGAAAAGATTATTAACCTTTTTAAAGCCAGGGTCGAAGAACGGAATATTGTTTATATATCCCAGAAGTTATTGCGGGAGCTTTTAAGTGAGCTTTCCTACTTTCATTTGCTTCAGAAAGCAGATTCTACGGGAAGGTATCTTGACATGCTTATCACATTTTGTCAGGAGATCAAATGGTTGGAAATAGATGATATTCAATATGAAAATGTCTCTCATTTTGAAAATGCATTCAGGGTCATTAAAAATCAGGTGACTCCATATGATTTTGAGATCAAAATGGAAACCCTTGAAATTCTTATTAATCAGCATATTAATTCAGAGAGTATTGACTTTCAGGGTGAACCGTTGAGAGGTTTGCAGATTATGGGGCTTTTGGAAACCCGACTTTTGAATTTTGAAAATGTAATCTTACTTTCTGTAAATGAAGGAAAGCTTCCCTTAGGAAATTCCCAGAATACTTATATTCCATTTGATATCAGGAAGTTCTTTGATCTTCATACTTTTTTGGAAAATGATAGTATTTATGCTTATCACTTTTACAGATTAATTCAGGATTCTCAAAATGTACATTTGTTATTTAATGCATTAAGTTCGGGAGTAAACAGTGGAGAGAAGAGTAGGTTTATCACCCAGATTGAAATGGAGAGTTCACATGATATTGAGCATTTGATTATTGAGAATTCTTCCGAGCCAATTTCTACCCAACCTATAGAAATTTTTAAAACCAAAATTGTACAGGAAAGACTTGAAAAATGGAAGGAGAAAGTATCCGCTTCTCATTTGACGAGCTACTTATATAATCCGATAGATTTTTACCTTTCAAAGATCTTAAACACATCTGAGACGGATGAAATTGAAGAAGAATTATCTGTTAAAAATTATGGAAATCTGGTCCATTATTCACTTCAAGAAGTGTATGAGGTTTTAAAAGGTAAAGTATTAAAAGAAAATGATTTAATAAATTCAATTAAAGCAATAGATCAATATATTGATGTGGCTATTGAAAAGCTGAAACATCAACCCGAATTCTATGAAAAAGGGATGAATTTTATTCATAAGGCGATCGCGAAAAAAGTGATTGAAAATATATTACATCATGATCTTGGACTTGTAAAAGCGGGTAATAAATTAGAGATTATTGCAATTGAAAGAAGGTTTGAGAATATAGATTTTTATCTGGATGAGACGACAAAAGATAAGGTCTCTTTCTTTGGTTTTATTGACCGCATAGACCGGTTGAACGGTACGGTAAGAATTATTGATTACAAGACCGCCAAAATTAAAAATCTGATCGTTAAAATTGATGCCGATAATGAAGAGGCATATTTCCATAATAGTGACCGAAAACAGGCTCTTCAATTGTGTATTTACCAATATGTAATTCAAAGTCTTCCTGAGTTCTGGGGATTTCCTGTTGAAACCGGAATATGGAGTTTTGCTGAAGCGAAAAAAGGAGTTGTTTCTTTACAGTTTGAAAAAGGAGGGATTGATGATGCAATGAGATCGGTTCGAAGTCTTATTCTGGAGATTCTAAATCCGGAAATAAATTTTATTGAAAATATTAAGTCTTTTACCCATTAA
- a CDS encoding T9SS type A sorting domain-containing protein, with the protein MKKITLLLIGLAAPLYFSQQAGDVVHVEQKLDLTPQGVIDFIANNLGEQDAPDFTSYLNGFNVGLKAYKITYYTKNENNALVKATGLIMYPNVNYKLSTVVSDHGTTDSRSNVPSNLKGVLYAGFVVELSYALNGYILMAPDYVGMGDGEGVHPYVHYPTEAGATIDFVTAANKVLAQLGIKRYDEYFLTGYSQGAHAAMSTLKKLNISNPTQLKFKYAYMGDGPYDFSGVTLQKGVLDKEFYPFTSFLANVINTCNNIGYKTYNNSISEVISAEYLDKYNYHVLQDNGGLLWGPVIWRKLFTSNFTNDVTNNNNNKLRLCLKASDVYDWYNKTPMTLGHSSVDLAIHPENTSKTIEVQRGYYSWWDVDKYKLQSFYWGPLGHVGGILPFVLASNAKFNTLRSGGLLNEWAILTSKQSAGDDQPKLNSLYSSQIKPNLGSMEVLEIKDFNKSDAVAKSVASNNLSSLKDGVYLLKVSQNHENKQIPYIKNTPTSIAENEAVSSENNSILRLKVSQEELMAVNIFDDNKNLIKTISQKEYINEGGINLAGLDPQNYTFEIITEFYNLQFNKNMISNSLENNINIFSRNNQIIVKAAGGLKNVSIYSISGALIQNQEVNNSNFESKALEAGVYVVQGVMSDGKTINKKVKL; encoded by the coding sequence ATGAAAAAAATTACTCTTTTATTAATTGGTCTTGCCGCACCTTTATACTTCTCCCAGCAAGCTGGTGATGTTGTACATGTAGAGCAGAAGCTTGATTTAACTCCGCAAGGAGTCATTGATTTTATTGCTAATAATCTTGGAGAGCAGGATGCACCCGATTTTACAAGTTATCTTAATGGGTTTAATGTAGGTTTAAAAGCTTACAAAATAACATACTATACAAAAAATGAAAATAATGCCCTGGTAAAAGCTACCGGCCTCATTATGTATCCCAATGTTAACTACAAACTTTCCACAGTCGTATCCGATCACGGAACCACTGACAGCCGCAGCAATGTTCCATCTAATCTGAAAGGCGTTCTTTATGCCGGATTTGTCGTTGAATTGTCTTATGCATTAAATGGTTATATCTTAATGGCTCCTGACTACGTAGGAATGGGCGATGGAGAGGGTGTTCACCCTTATGTACACTATCCTACAGAAGCTGGTGCAACAATTGATTTTGTTACCGCTGCAAATAAAGTACTAGCCCAACTAGGGATCAAACGTTACGATGAATATTTTCTTACAGGCTATTCTCAGGGGGCCCATGCAGCCATGTCGACTTTGAAAAAATTAAATATATCCAACCCCACTCAATTGAAATTCAAATATGCCTATATGGGTGATGGTCCTTATGACTTCTCAGGGGTTACTCTGCAAAAAGGCGTCTTGGATAAAGAGTTTTACCCATTTACTTCTTTTCTCGCCAATGTTATCAATACGTGTAACAATATTGGTTATAAAACTTATAATAACAGTATTTCAGAAGTTATTTCTGCTGAATATCTTGATAAATACAATTATCATGTTCTTCAGGACAATGGCGGATTATTATGGGGTCCGGTTATCTGGAGAAAACTATTTACCAGTAATTTCACCAATGATGTGACTAATAACAATAATAATAAATTAAGACTTTGTTTAAAAGCAAGCGATGTATATGATTGGTACAATAAAACCCCTATGACATTAGGTCATTCTTCTGTAGACCTGGCGATCCATCCTGAAAATACATCTAAAACCATTGAAGTACAAAGAGGATATTATTCGTGGTGGGATGTAGATAAATATAAGCTCCAGTCCTTTTACTGGGGGCCCTTAGGTCATGTTGGTGGCATACTTCCATTTGTATTAGCTTCCAATGCTAAATTCAATACCCTTCGTAGTGGTGGCTTATTGAATGAATGGGCTATATTAACCTCAAAACAATCTGCTGGTGATGATCAGCCAAAGCTCAACAGCCTTTATTCATCTCAGATAAAGCCTAATTTAGGTTCTATGGAAGTATTGGAGATAAAAGATTTCAATAAATCCGATGCTGTAGCTAAATCTGTAGCAAGTAATAATTTAAGCTCCTTAAAGGATGGTGTTTATTTATTGAAAGTATCCCAAAACCATGAAAATAAGCAAATTCCCTATATCAAGAATACCCCGACATCTATTGCAGAGAACGAAGCTGTAAGTTCGGAGAATAACAGTATACTCCGTTTAAAAGTCAGTCAGGAAGAACTGATGGCTGTCAATATATTTGATGATAACAAAAATCTTATAAAAACCATTTCCCAAAAAGAATATATAAATGAGGGAGGAATCAATTTAGCCGGCCTTGATCCGCAAAACTATACATTTGAAATCATTACGGAATTTTATAACCTCCAGTTTAATAAAAATATGATTAGCAATAGTTTAGAAAACAATATCAATATATTCTCCAGAAATAATCAGATTATAGTGAAGGCAGCAGGCGGTCTCAAAAATGTCAGTATCTACTCTATTTCCGGCGCATTAATCCAAAATCAAGAGGTAAATAATTCCAATTTCGAATCAAAGGCTTTAGAAGCAGGAGTTTATGTAGTTCAGGGAGTTATGAGCGACGGAAAAACAATTAATAAAAAAGTAAAATTATAA
- a CDS encoding acyl-CoA dehydrogenase family protein — protein sequence MSYYPLTSIPDYYGIDALLTEEHKLIRQSIRDWVESFVMPQIDHAAQNHTDLPGLMKELGKIGALGPYIPVEYGGSGLDQISYGLIMQELERGDSAVRSAASVQSSLVMFPINEFGSEEQKKKYLPQLASGEMIGSFGLTEPNHGSDPSSMESYFKDMGDHYLLNGAKMWITNSPLCDIAVVWAKNEEGKIQGLIVERGMEGFTTPETHNKWSLRASKTGELVFNDVKVPKENLLPGVTGLKGPLSCLNSARYGISWGVIGAAIDCYCTAVQYSKERKQFGNPIGSYQLQQKKLAEFLTEITKAQLLCLQLGNLKNDHKASPAQISMAKRNNVKMAIDIARESRQILGGMGIMGEFPMMRHAANLESVITYEGTHDVHLLITGMDITGINAF from the coding sequence TTACCGAAGAACACAAGCTAATTCGTCAGTCTATTAGAGATTGGGTAGAGAGCTTTGTAATGCCTCAGATAGATCATGCAGCTCAAAATCATACAGATTTACCTGGTTTAATGAAAGAATTAGGGAAAATTGGAGCTCTTGGTCCTTACATTCCGGTGGAATATGGTGGTTCTGGCTTAGATCAAATTTCTTATGGTCTTATTATGCAGGAACTGGAAAGAGGAGATTCAGCTGTTCGTTCTGCTGCATCTGTACAAAGTTCTTTAGTGATGTTTCCAATCAATGAATTCGGATCTGAAGAGCAAAAAAAGAAATACCTTCCTCAGTTAGCTTCCGGAGAAATGATCGGGTCTTTTGGTTTAACAGAACCTAACCATGGTTCCGACCCTAGCTCTATGGAAAGCTACTTTAAAGATATGGGTGATCATTATCTTTTAAATGGAGCAAAAATGTGGATCACAAACTCTCCTTTGTGCGATATTGCTGTAGTTTGGGCTAAAAATGAAGAAGGTAAAATACAGGGATTAATCGTTGAGAGAGGAATGGAAGGATTCACTACTCCTGAAACTCATAATAAATGGAGCCTGAGAGCTTCTAAAACCGGTGAATTGGTATTTAATGATGTTAAGGTTCCAAAAGAAAATCTTCTTCCGGGAGTAACTGGATTAAAAGGACCTCTTTCCTGTCTTAATTCTGCAAGATACGGGATTTCCTGGGGAGTAATCGGAGCTGCTATTGATTGCTATTGCACTGCAGTTCAATACTCTAAAGAAAGAAAACAGTTTGGAAACCCTATCGGATCTTATCAGCTGCAACAGAAAAAATTAGCTGAATTTTTAACTGAGATTACTAAAGCTCAATTGCTTTGTTTACAGTTAGGAAATCTTAAAAATGATCATAAAGCAAGTCCTGCTCAGATTTCAATGGCTAAAAGAAACAATGTGAAAATGGCTATCGATATTGCAAGAGAATCCCGCCAGATCCTTGGTGGAATGGGAATCATGGGTGAATTCCCAATGATGAGACATGCTGCCAATCTTGAATCTGTAATCACTTATGAGGGAACACATGATGTACACCTTCTTATTACAGGAATGGATATTACAGGTATCAATGCTTTCTAA